Genomic DNA from Niallia circulans:
AAAAAGCTTTCATTGACTCCACTACTTCATCTTCTTTTTCTTTTACAACATATTTCCTTCCGTTCGCCAACGTGATTGTTGTATCAGGGAAGGATTCAATTGTCTCAATAAACAATGCATTAAGCCTGAAAGTCTTTCCATTTAATCGAGTAACATTTATCACTGTTATTCTCAGGAGAGGTCTGCCTAGTTTATGCCTCTCCTGATCCTCCTTTTATTATCGTTTTAAGTTAACTAATTCTTGCAGAATTTCATCAGATGTAGTGATGATTTTTGTGTTAGATTGGAACCCTCTTTGCGCAACAATCATATCTGTAAATTCTTCTGATAAATCAACATTGGACATTTCCAAGTAACCACTGTTAATGCTTCCTGCTCCACCTTCATTTGCATTAGATAAAGTAGCAGGACCAGAGTTCCCAGATACTTGGAACGTATTTGAGCCAGATTTTTGCAGGCCTTCTGGGTTAGAAAACTTAGCAAGCTGAATTTGGCCAGCATCTTGTGTTTCTCCGTTTTCATCCACATAAGAAATGCTTCCATCTGCACCAATACTGAACGATTGTGCTGTTTCAGGAATTGTGCCTGCTCCAGCTAGCTTCATCCCACTCGATGTTACGATGTTTCTGTTTGCATCAAAGTAGAAGTTTCCTGATCTAGTGTAGAAGTTAGAGCCAGCAGCATCTTGGACAACAAAATAGCCGTCTCCTGAAATTGCTAAGTCAAGCGTTCTTCCAGTTGTTTGCATGCTTCCTTGTGTATGAATAGTATCAACAGAAGCAACCTGAGATCCAAGACCAACTTGCTTTGCGTTAATTCCTCCTGCAGTTGCTGTTGGAGCTGTAGCACCAGCAGATGTCTGGCTTATAAGATCACTGAAAGTTGTTCTTCCTTTTTTAAAGCCATAAGTGTTAACGTTGGAAATATTGTTTCCGATAACATCAAGCTTAGTCTGGAAGTTTTTCATACCGCTGATTCCTGAATATAGTGAACGTAACATTTATAATTTTCCCCTTTCGTATTGAGCTGCTTCTATCTATCCACAGCTAGGCTTCCTTTACGGTCCAGCCTTTTCTCCCTAGTAATTGTATTTTTTTTATTCATTCATAATTATTGTGCCATTTATATTAGTAAATATTTGTTCCGTTGCTTCTTTACGATCCATTGCCGTAATCACTGTATTATTTTTTGCACTGACAATTAGAGCCGCATCTTGGAGCAAGACGAGTGATTCTTTAACTCCCATTTTTTTTGCTTGGTTTACTTTTTGTTCTATCTGCTTCCACTTCTCTTCATCAATCACAATGCCTCGCTGCTCAAGTCGTTGCGATGCGTGCTTTGAGATTGACAGTTTATCAAGTGTCTGGATTGAACTTTGTAAGTGCGATGAAAATGAAGCGTTACTGCTGTTAGATTTGATATTCCTTATGCCATTATTGATTACGGCTTGTGATTTTAAAGAAGGATATATAGGTCTATCCATCCAATCACTTCCTATTCGATTTTCGTAATTTTCCCTGCAGTTATTTGACTTTGCTGCTCATCGTCCAATGTTAACTGGATTTGACCATTTTTTAATGATACTGACTTAACGATACTGCTAACTTCTTCATTGTCTGCATTCAGATAGGAGACTGTTTTGCCAATTAAGCGGCTAGCAGAAACCAAACTATTGTCATCAGATTCACTGTATACATTTGAAATGTTACCAGGGTTGACAACAGTGCCATCCTCAAGCGTAAATTCAACATCTGTTCCTTTATATGCAATAGAGGCAACTTTTCCTGTTCCAGTTGTAATGGTTGATTCACCATTCTCACCTGTATCTGCTTTTGTCCACGCAACTTCCTTGCCGACAAACTGTCCGTAAGAAATTAAATTCGATTGTGTTTGCAAGGAGATGAAATTACTCATCGTCGTGTTCATGTTTGTCATTTGCTCCAAGCTCGAAAAAGTCGCCATTTGAGCAATAAAATCTTTATCTTCCATCGGGTTAGATGGGTCCTGGTTTTGCAATTGTGTGATAAGGATTTTTAAGAACTCATCTTTGCCAAGGCTTGAATTGCCCGTTTTTGTTGTTTGGTTTTGGTATGTCGATAAATATAAGGAAGAATCATCGATAGTATTTGCCAAAGTCTAACTCCCCTTTCTTACTGTTCTGCTTGCAGAAGCTCTTCTAAGAAGCTTTTATCATCCTGCTCCTGTTCGTTTCTGTTTTCCTCTTTTTCAGCAGGCCTGTGTTGCTGATGGTTTTCCTGCTGTTGCTGGTCTTTCGTTTCTTTTTCCTGAGAAGTTGGCACAAAGTTAATTTCAATCTTATCAACATTAATATTTTGTGAGCTTAAGCCCTGCTTTAAACTGTTCAAATGCGCATCAAGAGCATCCTTTGCCTGGGCGGTTGTAGTCATGATCTTGGCAACTAGATTTCCATCGGTTTGCAGTATCTCAATTCGTAGCGAGCCAAGATTTTCTGGTGCAAGCCTTAAAATCATCTTTTGGGTGTTCCCTATTTTCGTGAAAGAACTGCTTTTCAGGATATTCTCAAGCTGGTCCTCCAACTCACTTCCAGAAACGGATTTTCCTGAGGACTGCATTAACGTTAATGCTTCTGGTTTCCCAAAGGAACTGTTGGTTTGAAGCTGGCCTAGATAGGAAGGCATCTTCCATTCTGATTTACTAGTCGTGTCTTTTTCCTTTGTTTCTGTGTTTGTATCTTGTGAACTGGTGATCGCTTTACTTTCAGTCTTCTGCAATGATCCAACAAGCAACGGGTTCAACAACCTTTTAGGCAATGTATCCGGATTATCTTGCTTCTTAGAAAGTGCTTCGACCTTTTGAGCAATGGAATCAATCAATGTTTTTAAGCTGCCTGTTTGTCCATCCTCTTCAATTACAGAAGCTTTTTCACCTTGTGCTCCCGCCATATCAGTAGCTGCCTCTTTTTGTAACATAGCTGCAGCTTGTAGTGACGCAGAGGTACTTTGAGACTGACCATCTACCGCTTGCATGATGGTTGTTAATAGCTTGGACAAGCTTTGCATAACATCAGTAAGCTGCTTACTGGATTTAAAATCCGGATTTTGGCCTGCAACCTGCTCAATTGCTTTCAGCTGATTTAAAAGCTCTGGAAGATTCGTTTTGGAAAACATTTCATCTGAGACATTTGAAAAATCCATCTTATTCATTAATTCCATCAGCTGGTTTACTACAAGACTGAAGGCAGTTTCCAAAGAATCAGAATCGTCTTTTCCTTCTTCTCCATTAGCAGCTAATAGCTGCTGAATTGCTGTCAAGCTTTCTGCAAGCTTATCTGAAGCTATCGTTTCACCTGTCAACAGATCTGCCAAGCCTTGCAAACTAGCATCTTCTTTTTGCGTGGTTTCAGAAGTTTCTTGCTGTGATTTGCCGTTCATTATCCCGTTGATCATCGATAAAAACTTGCTTTTATCTGCCGCTTTGAAAGAAAGCTGATTTGATGTAGTTCCTGTTGTACTAACTCCCACACTATTAAGCAGCATGTACCCACCTCCTTTAATATGAAGAATTACTCACTTGATGCTGTATCTGTGCTGGTATCATTTGTGCTTTCGCTTGCTGAATTAGTTGCAGCAAGCAGCTCTGTATATTTACTTGCAACAGAAGGCTCCATCTTTTCTAATATCGTCGCAAGTATGGCAGGTTTTAGTGATGCCAATATTTTCAATGCTTCATCCTGTGACATTGCAGAGAGAATTGCCGCAGATTTTTTTGCAGACATAGTCTCATATGTTTTGACAATGTCATCAAAAGCCTTTTGTGTTTTTTCTTGTGTATTTTTGAGTTCATCAAGCTGATTTTGAAGTTTAATCTTATCAAGCTTCAATGATTTGCTTTCCGCTTCACTTGCTTTAAGCTGTGACTCTAATGATTCTATATTCGCGGTTTGTTCCTTGAGCTGTTTTTCTAAATCCGCGATATTTTCTTTGTTGTCTGCAATTTCCTGGTCAGTAGACGCCTTTTCAGAGCTAAGGAATGGAATTTGGTTCATCAATTCCTTTCCTTTTGATACGACGTCCGCACCAGAGTAAATCATCAGGATTAATGCAACGACAACAGCAAACATCAATGGTATAACTATTACCAGCAAAAACCGCTGAAAAAAATTGAATGGTTTCTTTTTGTCATCGACCATATTATCCATTAGCTACCTAACCTTCCTGGCTGCATATATTGCTGAATGGAGATATCATCCATTTGCTTTGCTTCTAGTGCCTTTTCTGTATTGATAAAATGCAGGATATCTTTTTCTTTAATTTTGACGAACTTTTTCACTTCCAAGTTTTTATCAACAAGCTTTTGCTGATAAAAGTTCATGGAATTCCGTGCATTTACGACCATCTGCTGACTGTGCTCAATCATCTTTGCCAGGTTGTTGATAAAATGCTGATGGTGTCGGATTGCTTGAACAGAAAGACCGCCTACTAGCTTGTTAGATTGGTACTCTTCCAATTCTTCCTTGCGTTTCAGCAGCTCATACAATTTCTCTGCTGCCTCTTCAAAGCGCTTGACAGCCAAATTGTAGTCAGCGCTGGCCTCATCCTTTTCTCTCTCTTTAATTGTCAGGATTTTTTCAAACTTAAACTTGTAGCTCATCGGTTATCTCCAACTCCAGATAATGATATTAATGCGTTGACACTTTCTTCTAAGGAGATTTTCTCGTCTGTTGATTGCTTTATATACGATAATATTTCAGGATATAAACGGATCGCTGTATCAATTTCTATCGATGAACCTTTTTTATATGCTCCGATGTTGATCAAATCTTCTGAATTAATATAAGTGCTGAGTAAACCACGTAATTTCTCCGCTGCATGGACATGACCTTTAGGTACAATATGGTTCATAACACGACTCACACTTTTCAATACATTTACAGCTGGATATTGTCCCTTATTAGCAAGATCCCTGTCTAGCACAAAGTGACCATCCAAAATCCCTCGAACAGTATCGGCAATCGGCTCATTCATGTCATCTCCGTCAACTAGGACTGTATAAAATGCCGTGATACTTCCATGTTCATTTGTACCTGTTCTTTCTAACAGCTTTGGTAAGATAGCGAAAACAGAAGGAGTGTACCCTTTTGTTGTCGGCGGCTCACCGATGGCAAGTCCAACTTCCCTTTGTGCCATCGCTACCCTTGTTACAGAGTCCATCATCAGCATGACGTTTAATCCTTTGTCACGGAAGTATTCAGCAATTGCTGTTGCTGTGTATGCTCCCTTTATCCTCATAAGCGCAGGCTGATCACTTGTTGCGACAACAACGATCGACCGCTTTAAGCCCTCGGGACCCAAATCCCGTTCAATGAATTCTCTTACCTCTCTACCACGCTCTCCAATTAAGGCAATAACATTGAGATCGGCCTTTGTGTTTCTTGCAATCATACCAAGCAGTGTACTTTTTCCGACACCACTTCCGGCGAAAATCCCAAGGCGCTGTCCTGTACCGACTGTAAGAAGGCCGTCAATCAGACGCACCCCAACTTCCATCGATTCTGAAATCGGCGGTCTTTTTAATGGGTTCGGCGGGTCTTGATCAATTGGAACACTCTTTAATCCTTTTGGTAATGATGTGCCATCAAGCGGCATTCCAAGTGCATCGACGACTGTGCCAATCATGGCAGCTCCAGCTTTAACTTCTAGAGGTTCTGATGTACCTTCTACTAAGCAGCCTGGTGATATATCGTTCACCGTCGTATATGGCATAAGAATGATGCCATCTTCTTTAAAGCCAACAACCTCTGCCTTAATAACACGCTTATTTTTTGTACCAATATATATGTTGCACACATCACCTATGGAGCTTTCAGGACCTTGCGACTCTATCATAAGACCAACTACTTTTTTAACCCTGCCATAACGTTTGTAAGGATCGATGGAATCGATCGATGATAGAAGTTCTGCCGCTCTCATCCTCATTCACTCTCCAATAGGTCTAATAGTTTTTGTTTAATCATGTGCAGCTGTGTGTCAACACTTGCTTCAATGCGTCCATTAGCTGTCTCGATTATACAGCCGTTTTCTGCTGCTGCTTCATCAGGAAAAATAAACAAATTCGGCTTGATTGGAAATAACGATAATAGTTCTTCTTTTTCGGAAAGAAGGTATTGATAATGGACCGGATTAACATGCAATTGAATTTCCTTTTGGTCTCTTGTTTCCTTCAAAACCTTTTTAACAAGCTGCATGAAATATTCTTCTTTTTCTGAAATACTTGTCTGAACAATCTTTTCAGCTACCTTCATGCTTAGTTCCAGAATTTCTGTCTCAGCACTATTCAAGTATTTTTCATAATCTATTCTGCTTGCTTGAACAATTGCTTTCGCTTCATCAATATGCTCTGCATACTCAGTAAATCCTGCCGTTCGTCCTTCTTCAACACCAGCTTGGTAACCTTCTCGATTTGCTTCTTCCATCAAAAGTTTTTTTTCTGATTGCCAATTGTTTTTTTCCTGCTGCAGCAGTTCTCTTAATGCTGCTGCTTCTTTTTCTGCTTTCTCGCGGATGGCAGCTGCGTCTGCAGTCGCCTGTTCCACTATTTTTGCATATTCAGGATCAGCATGAAAATCTGTTCCTTGAAAGTTATTTACATATTTAATGGAGATAATCTTTTCATTTGCTTGTTCATTTGCCCAACTTGATTTAATAAGCCTAGACAATAATATCATCTCCTCCACCGCGTGCAACGACAATCTCACCAGAGTCTTCTAAACGTCTGATAATAGCAACAATTCTTGATTGTGCTTCTTCAACATCTTTCAGGCGGACAGGTCCCATGAACTCCATTTCATCCTTGAAGGATTCAACCATTCTTGCAGACATGTTACTGAATACAATTTCCTTCACTTCGTCACCAGAAACCTTCAATGAAAGCATAAGATCTTCATTTTCACAGTCACGGATAATACGTTGAATTGCTCTGTTATCCAATGTAACGATATCTTCGAATACGAACATTCTTTTCTTGATTTCTTCTGCCAACTCAGGATCCTGTATTTCAAGGGCGTCAAGGATTGTTCTTTCTGTTGAGCGGTCAACACCGTTCAACACTTCAACAACTGCCTCAATACCACCTGTTTGTGTATAATCCTGTGTGACAGTGCTAGATAGCTTTCTTTCTAAAATTTGTTCCACTTCATTAATAATTTCAGGAGACGTACTGTCCATAACAGCAATTCTCTTCGCAATATCTGCCTGCATTTCCTGTGGCAGCTCAGACAATATCTGGCCTGCCTGGGTTGGGTCTAAATAAGAAAGTATTAATGAGATTGTTTGTGGATGTTCATTTTGGATAAAGTTAAGGATTTGGCTCGGGTCAGCCTTTCTTGCAAAATCAAACGGTCTAACTTGCAAGGAAGAAGTTAATCGATTCAAGATGACAGATGCTTGATCTGTTCCTAACGCTTTTTCCAAAACTGTTTTAGCATATCCGATACCGCCTTGAGAAATATAATCCTGTGCTAATGCTATGTTATGGAACTCTTCTAGTACTTCTTCTTTAGAAGAGTTCTCCACCTTTTTAACACCAGATATCTCTAAGGAAAGTTTCTCTATTTCTTCTTCACTTAAATGCTTATAAACAGAAGCTGCTACATCTGGTCCTAATGATATAAGCAGAACAGCAGCTTTTTGTTTTCCTGTAAGCTCCGTAGCTTCTTTTCGTGCCATCGGTATCCTCCTTGCCTTATTCCTCTGTTATCCAAGTACGAAGAAGTTTCGCAAAGTCTTCTGGCTTATCTTTTGCCATTTTCTCTAATTGTTTTCTGCGAAGTGTTCCCTCTGATTCCACTTCATCATTTACGTCAGGAATGGATACAGGTGAAATGATTTCTTCTTCCGGCTCTGCTGCTTTCTTCTTACGTCCTCTTACAAACAAGAAGATTAATAGTCCAATTACAGCAAGTAATACTCCACCAACTGCATATACCCACCAAGGAATAGCTGTGCTAATTGTTTCTGATGAAGCAGTTGTTTTTCCGTTAAATTGTTGAACAGATACGGCGATTTTACTTTGTAAGTCTGCATCTGAAAGAGTTCCTGTTTCTGTCTTATCAATAGAAGTTCTTACAATCGTTCCTAGCATATTTGTTATATCGTCAACACTATCCTGTGAAAGTGAAGATGGATCATCTGCTGTAGGAGGCTCTACCATAACTTGAATGCCAAGGTCACGGATTTTATATGGGCTCTCTACAATTTGCTTTTTAATTCTATTAACCTCGTAATTGATCGTGTTATCAATTTTTTCAGAATCACCAGAACCTGATGTAGTTGTTTCAGTGTTTGTAGTAGTTGTATCTGCCTGATCTTCTGCTTCTGGCGTACCTTCTGCTGCCGCACTACCTCCTGTATATGTTTCCGAGATATTTTGTGCGCTCACTTCGATACCCTTCATATTTTCTTCATCAACTGGCGTAACCAGGTTTTCTTCTCTGTTTTCTTGGGTAAAGTCAATATCTGCAGTTACTGAAACCATGACTTTATTTTGTCCCATTAATGTGCCAAGCATTTGCTGAACTTGTCTTTGAATGTCTTTTTCAACTTG
This window encodes:
- a CDS encoding flagellar FlbD family protein, whose protein sequence is MINVTRLNGKTFRLNALFIETIESFPDTTITLANGRKYVVKEKEDEVVESMKAFYQSVNLFGLPNLGEREDEEQ
- the flgG gene encoding flagellar basal body rod protein FlgG, with the protein product MLRSLYSGISGMKNFQTKLDVIGNNISNVNTYGFKKGRTTFSDLISQTSAGATAPTATAGGINAKQVGLGSQVASVDTIHTQGSMQTTGRTLDLAISGDGYFVVQDAAGSNFYTRSGNFYFDANRNIVTSSGMKLAGAGTIPETAQSFSIGADGSISYVDENGETQDAGQIQLAKFSNPEGLQKSGSNTFQVSGNSGPATLSNANEGGAGSINSGYLEMSNVDLSEEFTDMIVAQRGFQSNTKIITTSDEILQELVNLKR
- a CDS encoding TIGR02530 family flagellar biosynthesis protein, whose amino-acid sequence is MDRPIYPSLKSQAVINNGIRNIKSNSSNASFSSHLQSSIQTLDKLSISKHASQRLEQRGIVIDEEKWKQIEQKVNQAKKMGVKESLVLLQDAALIVSAKNNTVITAMDRKEATEQIFTNINGTIIMNE
- the flgD gene encoding flagellar hook assembly protein FlgD, translated to MANTIDDSSLYLSTYQNQTTKTGNSSLGKDEFLKILITQLQNQDPSNPMEDKDFIAQMATFSSLEQMTNMNTTMSNFISLQTQSNLISYGQFVGKEVAWTKADTGENGESTITTGTGKVASIAYKGTDVEFTLEDGTVVNPGNISNVYSESDDNSLVSASRLIGKTVSYLNADNEEVSSIVKSVSLKNGQIQLTLDDEQQSQITAGKITKIE
- a CDS encoding flagellar hook-length control protein FliK, whose protein sequence is MLLNSVGVSTTGTTSNQLSFKAADKSKFLSMINGIMNGKSQQETSETTQKEDASLQGLADLLTGETIASDKLAESLTAIQQLLAANGEEGKDDSDSLETAFSLVVNQLMELMNKMDFSNVSDEMFSKTNLPELLNQLKAIEQVAGQNPDFKSSKQLTDVMQSLSKLLTTIMQAVDGQSQSTSASLQAAAMLQKEAATDMAGAQGEKASVIEEDGQTGSLKTLIDSIAQKVEALSKKQDNPDTLPKRLLNPLLVGSLQKTESKAITSSQDTNTETKEKDTTSKSEWKMPSYLGQLQTNSSFGKPEALTLMQSSGKSVSGSELEDQLENILKSSSFTKIGNTQKMILRLAPENLGSLRIEILQTDGNLVAKIMTTTAQAKDALDAHLNSLKQGLSSQNINVDKIEINFVPTSQEKETKDQQQQENHQQHRPAEKEENRNEQEQDDKSFLEELLQAEQ
- a CDS encoding MotE family protein, with the protein product MDNMVDDKKKPFNFFQRFLLVIVIPLMFAVVVALILMIYSGADVVSKGKELMNQIPFLSSEKASTDQEIADNKENIADLEKQLKEQTANIESLESQLKASEAESKSLKLDKIKLQNQLDELKNTQEKTQKAFDDIVKTYETMSAKKSAAILSAMSQDEALKILASLKPAILATILEKMEPSVASKYTELLAATNSASESTNDTSTDTASSE
- the fliJ gene encoding flagellar export protein FliJ, producing the protein MSYKFKFEKILTIKEREKDEASADYNLAVKRFEEAAEKLYELLKRKEELEEYQSNKLVGGLSVQAIRHHQHFINNLAKMIEHSQQMVVNARNSMNFYQQKLVDKNLEVKKFVKIKEKDILHFINTEKALEAKQMDDISIQQYMQPGRLGS
- the fliI gene encoding flagellar protein export ATPase FliI; amino-acid sequence: MRAAELLSSIDSIDPYKRYGRVKKVVGLMIESQGPESSIGDVCNIYIGTKNKRVIKAEVVGFKEDGIILMPYTTVNDISPGCLVEGTSEPLEVKAGAAMIGTVVDALGMPLDGTSLPKGLKSVPIDQDPPNPLKRPPISESMEVGVRLIDGLLTVGTGQRLGIFAGSGVGKSTLLGMIARNTKADLNVIALIGERGREVREFIERDLGPEGLKRSIVVVATSDQPALMRIKGAYTATAIAEYFRDKGLNVMLMMDSVTRVAMAQREVGLAIGEPPTTKGYTPSVFAILPKLLERTGTNEHGSITAFYTVLVDGDDMNEPIADTVRGILDGHFVLDRDLANKGQYPAVNVLKSVSRVMNHIVPKGHVHAAEKLRGLLSTYINSEDLINIGAYKKGSSIEIDTAIRLYPEILSYIKQSTDEKISLEESVNALISLSGVGDNR
- the fliH gene encoding flagellar assembly protein FliH; this encodes MSRLIKSSWANEQANEKIISIKYVNNFQGTDFHADPEYAKIVEQATADAAAIREKAEKEAAALRELLQQEKNNWQSEKKLLMEEANREGYQAGVEEGRTAGFTEYAEHIDEAKAIVQASRIDYEKYLNSAETEILELSMKVAEKIVQTSISEKEEYFMQLVKKVLKETRDQKEIQLHVNPVHYQYLLSEKEELLSLFPIKPNLFIFPDEAAAENGCIIETANGRIEASVDTQLHMIKQKLLDLLESE
- the fliG gene encoding flagellar motor switch protein FliG: MARKEATELTGKQKAAVLLISLGPDVAASVYKHLSEEEIEKLSLEISGVKKVENSSKEEVLEEFHNIALAQDYISQGGIGYAKTVLEKALGTDQASVILNRLTSSLQVRPFDFARKADPSQILNFIQNEHPQTISLILSYLDPTQAGQILSELPQEMQADIAKRIAVMDSTSPEIINEVEQILERKLSSTVTQDYTQTGGIEAVVEVLNGVDRSTERTILDALEIQDPELAEEIKKRMFVFEDIVTLDNRAIQRIIRDCENEDLMLSLKVSGDEVKEIVFSNMSARMVESFKDEMEFMGPVRLKDVEEAQSRIVAIIRRLEDSGEIVVARGGGDDIIV
- the fliF gene encoding flagellar basal-body MS-ring/collar protein FliF — its product is MKENMNKFFNPLKEYWTNRSKKQKTVLVSGILLLLLMVSFATYFLTKENLVPLYSNLSPSETGQIKETLDSKGITSEISDGGKTISVPENNVDSLKVELAAEGIPNTGSIDYSFFSQNASFGMTDNEFNVMKLDAMQTEISNLIKGIDGINDANVMITLPSEGVFVSDEAGEASASIVLNTKPGYNFSESQIKGLYTLVAKSVPNLPTDNIVITNQNFEYFDLNSTTNNAGDTFTAQNNVKKQVEKDIQRQVQQMLGTLMGQNKVMVSVTADIDFTQENREENLVTPVDEENMKGIEVSAQNISETYTGGSAAAEGTPEAEDQADTTTTNTETTTSGSGDSEKIDNTINYEVNRIKKQIVESPYKIRDLGIQVMVEPPTADDPSSLSQDSVDDITNMLGTIVRTSIDKTETGTLSDADLQSKIAVSVQQFNGKTTASSETISTAIPWWVYAVGGVLLAVIGLLIFLFVRGRKKKAAEPEEEIISPVSIPDVNDEVESEGTLRRKQLEKMAKDKPEDFAKLLRTWITEE